The segment AGCGACCGTCAACGACGGGCGATGCGAAGCGCACCTGCGGTCGACACGGCGAGACCGGCGACCATGACGGCCATCGCCACCGCGAGAGGCACGTCGAGTGCCGTTCCCGTCGTCCCCCGAGGCGTGCCGGCGAGGAACCACGGCGCGGACGCCGCCATCGCACCCCACCACGTCGCGGTCGCCGCCGTGACGACGACCATGACGACCGCGAGGGCGAGGGCGAGCGCGGCCTCGCAGCGCAGGACCCGCCGGGTCAGGAGCACGTGGCGGCCGACCGTGACGGCGACGACCGTCCAGGCTGCTAGACAGGTCACCGCGAGCGCGACCCAGGCGAGGAACGCGACCCCGTACCCGACGCTCCCGCCGTTGCGCGCGTGCGCGGGCAGGTCGTGCGCCCAGAGCACGAGCGGGATCGTGGACGCGACCAACACGACCGTCACGACCACGGCGCGCGTGACGTGACCGCGCAGCGACGCCCAGCCCCCGGCTCGCACGAAGCGGACGAACGCGGGACCGGCCAGCAGGGCACCCGTGACGACGAGCAGTCCACCGACGACGGCCGCGACGGAGACGACGTCGAACGCGGCCCTCGGGAGCGTGCGCGCGCCCGCCGGCAGCGACGCGGCGAAGTGCTCCGACGACTTCGAGAACCCGGCGCCGCCGATCATGAAGACCGCCCACGCGATCAGCACGAGCAGCGCACCGCCCCGCCAACGCGACTCCTCGGGCACGCCGGGGCCGAGGAGGAACAGCGCACGGGCCCGCTCGACGAGGCCGTGCCCGGCGAGCGACGCGCGCTCGCGAAGCCTCGGTCCGTCCCCGCCTGCGTGGTCCTCGATCAGCGCGCGCAGCTCGTCGCCGTACCGGGCGCGCCACGCGGCCGGGTACCACCGGAGCGGATCGCGCCGCGCGCGGGTCACGACGCGGCCCCGAGTGCCCGGAGACGCGCCGCGCCGACGCGCGACAGCGTCCGCATCTCGTCGACGACCGCGGACAGCGCCTCCGACCCCGCGGCCGTGATCCGGTACGGGCGGCGCCGGTCGTCGGCGGGCAGCGGCTCGATGAGGCCGCGCTCCTCGAGCCGCGTGATCGCGCCGTACAGCGCGCCCGGCCCGAGCGACACGCCCGCGAACGCCTCGATGTCCTTGGCCAGCGCGTGACCGTGCTTGGGTCCCCCGGCCAGGCTCGTGAGGATCAGCACCGGCGGGTCGTTGGGCCGGCGCAGACCCGCGGTGCGTGCTCGTCTCCGCATGCCCGGCATGATACTACGCGGCACGTAGTACTACGCAAGAGGTAGCAGTGTCGTCGTGCCAGACTCTCGCCGGAGGTGAACGGGGTCTGGTGGCCCCCCTCGTCTTCAAAACGAGTGGGACGGGCGATCCCCGTCCGGTGGGTTCGATTCCTGCCACCTCCGCGCAGGGACGGCGCGGTCACCGCCGACCGATAGCCTGCCGCGCCATGCCGACGCCCCGCGCGCGTCATTCGCGCGACATCCCGCCGGGTCGCTTCGTCGACGTCGACGGCCCCGTCCACTACCGGGAGTGGCCCGGGCCCGACGACCTCACGATCGTGTGCGTGCACGCGCTCGGCCGGAACCACTTGTCGTGGATCGGGCCCGCGCCCGCGCTCGCGAAGCACGGGCGCGTCCTCGCGTTCGACATGCCGGGCTACGGGCTCACCCCGCGCGACGGCAGGCGGGGAACCGTGCCCGCGCAGCAGCAGACCCTGAACGGCTTCCTCGACGCGACGACCCACGGGCCCGTCGTGCTCGTCGGCGAGTCGCTCGGCGGCGCGGTCAGCGCGCGCCAGGCCGGTCAGGATCCGGACCGCGTCGCAGGCGTCGCGCTCGTGAGCGCGTACATGCCGCCGGTCTTCGGCGGGTGGCGCGCGCCAGCCGTCGTCAGCGGGCTCCTGCTCGAGCGTCTCGGTGAGCTGGGCCGGATCCTGGTCGACATCCCGCTCGACCGCATCGTGCCGCGGGTCGGGCGGGTGCCGCTGAGCGACGAGGTGCGGCGCCTCGCCGCGGAGATGCAGCGCGAGGAGCCACGCACCCTGCTCTCGAACGTGACGGACGCCGAGGCGCTCGCGTCGCTCGTGACGATGTCCGCGCTGACCTCGCGGGCGCACGAGATGTTCGACGCGATCCGCTGCCCGGTCCTGATCCTGCACGGCGAGGTCGACGCGGAGGTGCCGGCCGTGTGGGCGCGGGCGGCCGCCGCCGACCACCCGGACTGGGAGCTCCACGTGATCCGGGAGGTCGGCCACATCTGCGATCTCGACGACCCCGGGCTGTGGGCGAGCATCGCGACCCGGTGGATCGAGCAGACGGTGAAGCCGCGAGCGCGTCGCGAGGCCTGAGCGGGAGCCGACGCGCCGAGGCCGGGCGCTCGACCCGGCCTCGTACGAAGACCGCCGTGCGGCGGCAGGAACGGATCAGACTGCGAGCAGGTCGCGCGCGCCCGTGTCGGCGGACGGGTGACGCAGCTTCGACATCGCCCGGGCCTCGATCTGGCGGATGCGCTCCCGGGTGAGGTTGAAGTACTCGCCGACCTCCTCGAGCGTCCGGGGCTCACCCCGATCGAGCCCGAAGCGGAGCGCGAGGATCTGGCGCTCCCGCTCGTCGAGCGGCGACAGCAGCTTCTCGATCTCCGCGGGCAACAGCGCGGTCGCGGCGACCTCGAACGGCGACTCGGCCGAGCGGTCCTCGACGATGTCGCCGAGCTCGGCGTCCCCGTCCTCGCGCAGCGGCTCCGAGAGGGAGAGCGGCTCGGCGGCGAAGCGGAGCGCCTCGGTGACCTTGTCCTCGGGCATCTCGACCTCGGCCGAGAGCTCGGCCAGCGTGGCCGGACGACCGAGCTTCAGCTCGAGGCGCGAACGCGCCTTCTGCAGACGGGCGAGCGTGTCGCCCGCGTGCACGGGGAGCCGGATCGTGCGACCCGTGTTCGCGATGCCGCGGGTGATCGCCTGGCGGATCCACCACGTCGCGTAGGTCGAGAACTTGAAGCCCTTGCGCCAGTCGAACTTCTCGACCGCGTGCATCAGGCCGAGGTTGCCCTCCTGGATGAGGTCGAGGAGCGGCAGGCCGGACGCCTGGTACTTCTTCGCGATCGACACGACGAGACGCAGGTTGGACTGGACGAACGTCCGCTGCGCGTCCTCGCCGTCACGGCCGACGCGGCGCAGCTCGCGCTTCTTCGCGGGGGTCAGGCTCTTCCCGCCGGCCAAGAGCTCTTCGCGCGCAGCGTTGCCGTTCTCGATCTGCTGCGCGAGGCGGACCTCGTCGTCCTTCGTGAGCAGCGGGTACTGCCCGATGTCGGTCAGGTACAACCGGACGAGATCTTCCTCGTCCCGCTCGACGCGCTCCTTGGCCACGCTCGCTGTCCTTCTCGTCGGTCGGTCCGGCACTTCGCCGGTCCGACGCGACGGCTCGGTCGACTCTTCCCTGACAGTTTCTGGCAACGAGGAAGAGAGCGCGCTCGGCTACATCGGTCGAACGGTCCACAGTCGAGCTGCACTCACCCCGGTACTGAGTACGATACCGGTGCCGTCAAGATTGGTTGTCCACAGATTTCCCCCCGTCTCTGTGGACAACGGTGTGGACGACGGGACGGGCGGGCGAGCGGCGCGGGAGGGTGGACGCGGTGGCCGACGACGTCGAGCTGTCGGTGGTCGCCGGCTCCTTCCGGGCCCGGCCCGGCCAGGAGGCGACGCTCGCCGCGCTGCTCGCCAAGTACGTCGTGCTGACCCGGATGCGGCCCCACTGCCGAAACGTCGACCTCGTCATGTCGGTCACGGAGAGTGGTCGATTCCTCGTGGTCGAGAAGTGGGACGATCCCGATGCCCAGCGGGCCCACCTCGATGCCGAGGAGACGGTCGAGATGGCGCGCGCCGCGGTCGAGATCCTCGCGGCGAAGCCCGATCTCGGGCTCTACGAGGTCGTCAGCGCGCACGACCTCGACTGACGAACGGCGTCAGGCCGGCGTCGCGTCCGGCTTCGGCGCCCGGAGCTGCTCCTTGCGCAGCGCGGTGCGCTTCGGACGTTCCCGCGTGTCGGCCGCGTCCGTGTCGCGGCAGGCCTGCTCGAGGTCGTCCCACGTCAGCGCGTCCGCGTGCCACAGCCGCTCGAACACCGCGTCGGCGACGTCGTTGAACCCGTGCTGGAGCCGGTAGTGGTACAGGAGCCGGTCGGGACGGGTCGCGGGGACACCGAGCCGCGCGGCCCGGCCCTCGGTCCAGACGTCCCATGCCGCACGCTGGCGGTCCGAGAGCTCCTCGTCCGCGGGCGCGTTGCCGAACTCGGGACGCAACCGGTCGCACGCGCGCAGGAACGCCCGGGCGAGCTCGGCTCGGGCGAGCTCGTGCTGGAACTGCAGCGGCCGCTTCGGATCCTCGAAGTTCGCACCCGACATCCACATGTCGACCCGCGGCGGGTCGCCGAGCACGTCGACGAACGTGCCTGTGAGGGGATGCGGCAGCACCTCGTCGATCTCGAGCGCGACGTCCACGTCGTCGGGGAAGCCGGTGACGCGCGCCGCGTCGACGGCGAGCCCGTGGACCGTCGCGGTGTGGTAGGGGACGAGCCGGAACGGGTCGGGCGTGACCGTGATCGTCACCGTCAGGCCCCGTACGCCCCACCCTGCTGCGCCGCCGCGGCCATCGCCTCGGCGTCCGCCTGGGCCTGCTTCGCGATCTCGGCGAGCTCGTCCATCTCGGCGTCGTCGAACCCCGCCATGGCGCGGAACCTGCGCGCGAGGTGGATCGGGTTCTCGTCACCCTCGCCGCGGAAGCCGCCGAGGCTGAAGATCTTGTCGACGGTCCGCTGGAACTCGAGCGCCCGGTTCCGGCGCTCCGTGTCCTTCTCGGTGAGGCGGCGGAGCCAGTCGGAACCCATCTTCACGTGGGTGACCTCGTCGGCGAGCATCCAGTCCTCGCAGAACTCGAGCACCGGGTCGCCCGACACGTCGCCGAACTCCTTCATCGTGTTGAAGACGTCGATCGCGAGGCCTTCGAGCGCACGGTTCACACCGCAGAGACGCAGGACCGGGTCGTCGGCGCACGCGGCCTCGTAGAGGAACGTCGACTCGGTGAACTCGCCGATCTCGGTCCCCATCCACTCGGAGAGCTTCACCGAGATCTCGACGTGACGCGACTCGTCCCAGCACTGGCGCGCCATGTCGAGCTTCAACGCGAACGGGGCGTCCTCGTCGTCGAAGTCGAAGCAGGTGCGACCCGCGCCCTCGAGCGCCTGGATCTCGCCGACGAAGATGCCGTGCATCAACGAGCGGGCCCGATCCGCCGCCGCCGGGCGGGACGGCTCGAGCTTCGCGGAGCCGAGGTCCCGCTCCATCATCGCCATGTTGCGCGGGTCGAGGACGCGGTCCTCGATCTTCGTGCGCACGAACCGCTCGTCGCGGGCCAGCTCGTTCGGCGGGAAGATCTTCCTCACGCCAGGACCTCCTCGTTGTGCGTGTCCTGCGCAGTGCCCAGGCTACCGGGGCCCGCGACACCGCCGGCCCGGACCATCAGCTGCTCGAGCTCCGTCTGGCGACGCGACGCCCGCTCCACCTCTTCGGGCGTCGCGAGCAACGACTGGAGCAGCATCTCGCCGTCGCGCCAGTCGTCGATCTCGTCCTGCAGCGCGAACCGCAACGACCGCATCGTCGGCGCGTCCGTGATCGAGCTCGTGGCGTTCAGGTGGTACGTGTACGCGCCGATCAGGCGCGGCTGCAGGACGCGGTAGACGCCGACCAGCTTCTCGATGGTCAGCTCGGGCGCCTCGGGCTCGCGCAGCGCGTCGACGAACGCGACCAACTCGTCGTTGGCCGGCACCGTGAGCCGCTCGGGGTTCATCTCGCGCAGCTCGGGGAGGCGCTTGTGCCAGAGCTCGGCGTGCCAGGCGTGGTGGTAGCACTGCCGGCCGAGGACCATCTTCACGTCGAGCTCGGGGATCGTCGCGACCCAGCCGCCCAGCGCCTCGAACAGGCGCATCTCGATCCACTTGTAATTGCCGACGCGGCGGGCGGACTCCGAGACGTCGAACAGGCCGGGCAGCTCCCGGCGGTCCCACGGCGCGAACGCGGGGCGGGGCTTCGTCGGGTCGGCCAAGGCGGGTGACCTCCAGGTCGGCGGCGCGTGACAGTCTCCGCTGCCTTGACCGCCCGGTCAAGGACGCTCGACGCGGGTCAGCGTTCGGCGACCTCCTCGACGAGGATCGCGGCGAGGATCACCGCCGCGCCCGCCGCGCCGAGGGCACCGAGACCGTGACCGGTCGCGTACGCGGTCGCCGTCGCGAAGACGGGCTCGAGCGAGAGGAGCAGCGCACTGCGCGTCGCGGACGCGTGGCGCTGCCCGTAGACCTGGAGCGTGAACGCGAGCGCCGAGCACGCGAGGCCGGTCACGACGATCGCGGTCCACGCCCGCACCGTCAGCGCGCCGGGGCCGGTGACCGCGAGCGCGGGCAGCGTGAAGAGCGCGAGCGCTCCCATCTGCGCGGTGTTGAGCACGAACGGATCGAAGTGCGACGACCAGCGACCGAGGATGACGATCTGCACCGCGAACGCGACGGCGCACCCGAGCGTCAGCGCGTCGCCGGCACTGACGTGGAGCGTCGCGCCCGTGATGAGGAACAGCCCGAGTACGGCCAGCCCGACGGCCACCACCGTCGACCGCCGGAGCGCGTGACGACGCAACGCCACCTCGATGAGGGGCGTGAACACGACGAACAGCCCGGTGATGAACGCCGCGCTCGACGGGTCCGTGTACTGCAGCCCGACGGTCTGCAGCAGATAGCCGGCGGTGAGCGCGACGCCGAGCGCGACCACGACACCGAGGAACGCGCGGCTGCGCACGCCTTCGATCGACGACGCGCGCCTTCGCGCCGCGAACGGCGCGAGCGCCGCCGTTCCGATCGCGAACCGCAGCACGATGAACCCGGCCGGGCTCACGTCCTGCAGCGCGTCCTTCACCATCACGAACGTGACGCCGAAGCACGCGGCCGCGACGACGAGCGCCGCGTCGGGCGCGTCGACCCGGACCCGCGACGTCAGCTGGACCAGCGGTTCGTGATGGGCAGACGGCGGTCCTTGCCGAACGCCTTCGGCGAGACGCGCACGCCCGGCGGCGCCTGCCGGCGCTTGTACTCGTTGCGGTCGACGAGCGTCGCGACGCGTCGGACGACGTCACCGTCGAGACCCGTCTGCTCCAGATCGGCGACGGACTGGTCCTCCTCGACGTAGCCCTCGAGGATGTCGTCGAGCACGCCGTACGGCGGCAACGAGTCCTCGTCGCGCTGGTCGGGGCGCAGCTCTGCGCTCGGCGGCTTCGTCAGGACCGTCTCGGGGACGATCTCGCGCCCGGCACGCTCGTTGCGGTCGACGCACAGCGCGTACACGAGCATCTTCGGCACGTCCTTGATGACCGCGAAGCCACCGGCCATGTCGCCGTAGAGCGTGGAGTAGCCCGTCGCCATCTCGCTCTTGTTCCCCGTCGTGAGCACGAGCGAGCCGAACTTGTTGCTGATCGACATGAGCAACGTGCCGCGGATGCGGGCCTGCAGGTTCTCCTCCGCGAGCCCGCTCGCCGTTCCGGCGAACGCGGGCTCGAGCATCTCGAGGAAGGCCGCGTGCGCGGTCTCGATCGGGATGGTGATCGTGCGGATGCCGAGGTTCGCGGCGAGCCGGTCGGCGTCCGTCACGCTGCCCTCGCTCGAGAACCGCGACGGCATGAGCACGCCGAGCACACGATCGGGGCCGAGCGCGTCCGCCGCGATCGCGGCGACGAGTGACGAGTCGATCCCCCCGGAGAGGCCGATCACGACGTCGGTGAAGCCATTCTTGCGCACGTAGTCACGCGTGCCGAGGACGAGCGCCTCGTACACCTCGCGCAGCGGCTCGAGCAGCGGCGTGACGCGGGCCGGCGCGGCGCGCTCGGCGATGCGCGCGTCGTTCACGCGGATCTCGGGCAGGAGCGGCGCGCTCACACGACCGCGCGGGTCGAGCAGCCGGCGACGGAAGCCCGGACGGACCTCGACGTCGACGACGAGCAGGTCCTCCTCGAACTGCTTCGCGCGCGCGAGCAGACGACCGCCCTCGTCGAACACCATCGACGCGCCGTCGAAGACGAGCTCGTCCTGGCCGCCGACGAGGTTCACGTACACGAGCGGGACTGACGCGTCCGCCGCGCGCGTCGCGAGCATCGTCTCGCGCTCACGGATGCGGCCGGCGTAGTAGGGCGACGCGTTGATGTTCACGACGATCTCGGCACCACCCGCGGCCTGGCTGAGGATGGGGCCCGTCGGGCTCCACGCGTCCTCGCAGACGCTGAGCGCGACCCGCACCCCGTTCACCACGAAGAGCGGACCGTCGACGTCGGACGCGACGAAGTAGCGCTGCTCGTCGAACACGCCGTAGTTCGGCAGGAGGTGCTTCCGGTAGACGCCGTGCACCCGACCCTGCGCGCACAACGCCGCCGAGTTGTAGAGGTCGCGGCCCGCTTCCGGGTAGCCCACGACCGCCGCGGCGCGGCCGGTGCGCGACGCGAGCTTCTCGAGGCTCGCCGCCGCCTCGGCGACGAACGCCGGGCGCAGCAACAGGTCCTCGGGCGGGTAGCCCGTGATCGCCAGCTCGGGGAACGCGACGACGTCGCACCCCGCCTCCTCGGCGGCGTCGTACGCGCTCAGCATGCGCTCGACGTTGCCGTCGAGGTCACCCACGACGAGGTCGAGCTGGGCGGCGGCGATGCGCAGGCGCGGCACACCCACAGGATACGAGCACGTGCGGGGGCAGCCCTCGCTCGGCATCGTGCGACACTGCAGTGCGTGGTGAGCGTGCTCGGACGGCCGTCGATCGTCGACGCGATCGAGCGTTCCGCCGACCCGATCACGGCGCGCGTCGCGTTGGAGCGGCTGACGGAGGCCCATCCCGGTCTCGACGCGGAGCTGGCCTCGAGCCCCCGGCTCGTCGACGCGCTCGTCGCGGTGTCGGTCGCGTCGCGGTCCTTGCTCGCCGGGCTGCTCGTCGACGCCGAGATGGTCGACGCGTTGCGCGACGTCGACTCGTTGGAGCGCGAGCTCGACGTTCAAGCGTTCCGTGACCGTCTCGCGCGTGGCCTTGCGGGCGCGGATGATCCGGCCGCGGCGCTCCGGCGCTGGAAGCGTCGCGAGCTCGTCCGCGTCGCGGCACGCGACCTGCTCGGCCTCGCCGACCTGCGCGCCGTGGGTGCGGAGCTGGCTGCGCTCGCCGAGGCGGCGCTCCGGGCGGTGGCAGACCTCGCAGCACCGTCGGGCGGCCTCGCGGTGATCGGCATGGGCAAGCTCGGCGGCTGCGAGCTGAACTACTCGAGCGACGTCGACGTGCTGTTCGTGCACGAGAACGGGGCGGACGACGCCGAGCGGGCCGCACGCCAGGTCCTCGCGCTGATGGCCCACCCGACCGCCGACGGGATCGTGTTCCGCACCGACGCCGACCTGCGCCCCGAGGGCCGCGCGGGGCCGCTGACCCGCAGCCTCGACGCCTACCTCGCGTACTACGAGCGCTGGGCGCAGAACTGGGAGTTCCAGGCGCTGATCAAGGCCCGGCCCGTCGCAGGCGACGGCGACCTGGCGGAGCGGTTCATGACGCGCGTCGCGCCGTTCGTGTGGCCGGCCGTCCTCAACGCCGACGCCGTCCGCGAGATCCGTGAGATGAAGGCGCGCGCCGAGCAGGAGACCAGGCGCCGCGGTGTCGGCGACCGGGAGCTGAAGCGCGGACCGGGAGGGATCCGCGACATCGAGTTCGCCGTGCAGCTCCTCCAGCTCGTGCACGGCCGCCACGACCCGTCGATCCGCTCGCGCAACACGCTCGAAGCGCTCACGCAGCTCGCGCGCGCGGGGTACGTCGACGACGAGGACGCGCGCCGTCTCGATCGCGCGTACCGCTCCCTGCGTACCGTCGAGCACCGGCTGCAGCTCTGGGACGAGCAGCAGACCCACACGCTCCCGACCGACGCGTCGGCACGCGCCCGCCTCGCGCGCGTCCTCGGCTACCGCGACCGTGGCAGCGCGTCCGCGTGGGCGCAGTTCGAGGCGAACCATCGAGCGCAGCAGGCGACGGTCCGGTCGATCCACGAGAAGCTGTTCTTCGCGCCGCTGCTCGAGACGCTCGCCGGAACCGGTCCGCTGTCGATCGAGGCGGCCGAGGAGCGGCTCGTCGCGTTCGGCTTCACGGACGTCGCGCAGGCGCGTGCCGCGCTGCACGAGCTGACGTCCGGCCTGACCCGCCGTTCGCAGCTGATGCAGCAGCTCCTCCCGCTCGTCTTGGAGTGGTGCTCCGTCGCGCCCGATCCCGACCTCGCGCTGTTGCAGCTGCGCCGGCTCGTCGAGGGCCCCGTCCGCTCGACCGCGCTCGCGACCGCGTTCCGCGACGTGCCGGCCACGGCGGAGCGGACGTGCCGGGTGCTCGGGTCGAG is part of the Acidimicrobiia bacterium genome and harbors:
- a CDS encoding alpha/beta hydrolase, yielding MPTPRARHSRDIPPGRFVDVDGPVHYREWPGPDDLTIVCVHALGRNHLSWIGPAPALAKHGRVLAFDMPGYGLTPRDGRRGTVPAQQQTLNGFLDATTHGPVVLVGESLGGAVSARQAGQDPDRVAGVALVSAYMPPVFGGWRAPAVVSGLLLERLGELGRILVDIPLDRIVPRVGRVPLSDEVRRLAAEMQREEPRTLLSNVTDAEALASLVTMSALTSRAHEMFDAIRCPVLILHGEVDAEVPAVWARAAAADHPDWELHVIREVGHICDLDDPGLWASIATRWIEQTVKPRARREA
- a CDS encoding bifunctional [glutamine synthetase] adenylyltransferase/[glutamine synthetase]-adenylyl-L-tyrosine phosphorylase, which codes for MVSVLGRPSIVDAIERSADPITARVALERLTEAHPGLDAELASSPRLVDALVAVSVASRSLLAGLLVDAEMVDALRDVDSLERELDVQAFRDRLARGLAGADDPAAALRRWKRRELVRVAARDLLGLADLRAVGAELAALAEAALRAVADLAAPSGGLAVIGMGKLGGCELNYSSDVDVLFVHENGADDAERAARQVLALMAHPTADGIVFRTDADLRPEGRAGPLTRSLDAYLAYYERWAQNWEFQALIKARPVAGDGDLAERFMTRVAPFVWPAVLNADAVREIREMKARAEQETRRRGVGDRELKRGPGGIRDIEFAVQLLQLVHGRHDPSIRSRNTLEALTQLARAGYVDDEDARRLDRAYRSLRTVEHRLQLWDEQQTHTLPTDASARARLARVLGYRDRGSASAWAQFEANHRAQQATVRSIHEKLFFAPLLETLAGTGPLSIEAAEERLVAFGFTDVAQARAALHELTSGLTRRSQLMQQLLPLVLEWCSVAPDPDLALLQLRRLVEGPVRSTALATAFRDVPATAERTCRVLGSSRLLGDALRRHPELVELLGSDAQLAVEKSRDELVDEATRTLTWRQDAEGRREGLRRFKRRELVRIGARDLLGFADTETAGRELAALADASVHAALEMLAPPLPFAVIGMGRFGGADLSYASDIDVLFVYEGTGADDFAEAERVAEALMVEIGATTAEGQTFRIDAALRPEGKQGPLARSLDGYREYYERWALTWEFQALLKARPVAGDMELAARFCDLVEPFVYRDPFPDDAVREVRRMKARIERERIPPGEDPQFHLKLGRGSLSDVEFTAQLVQLEHGARIPSLRTPSTVVALRAAAAAGVLDPSDAFALEQSHAFCSRARDYRFLLTGSQRESLPQDSVEALRLARMLGYLGRPQASLRDDYRRITRRARRVVERVFYGREPDAP
- a CDS encoding NAD+ synthase — translated: MPRLRIAAAQLDLVVGDLDGNVERMLSAYDAAEEAGCDVVAFPELAITGYPPEDLLLRPAFVAEAAASLEKLASRTGRAAAVVGYPEAGRDLYNSAALCAQGRVHGVYRKHLLPNYGVFDEQRYFVASDVDGPLFVVNGVRVALSVCEDAWSPTGPILSQAAGGAEIVVNINASPYYAGRIRERETMLATRAADASVPLVYVNLVGGQDELVFDGASMVFDEGGRLLARAKQFEEDLLVVDVEVRPGFRRRLLDPRGRVSAPLLPEIRVNDARIAERAAPARVTPLLEPLREVYEALVLGTRDYVRKNGFTDVVIGLSGGIDSSLVAAIAADALGPDRVLGVLMPSRFSSEGSVTDADRLAANLGIRTITIPIETAHAAFLEMLEPAFAGTASGLAEENLQARIRGTLLMSISNKFGSLVLTTGNKSEMATGYSTLYGDMAGGFAVIKDVPKMLVYALCVDRNERAGREIVPETVLTKPPSAELRPDQRDEDSLPPYGVLDDILEGYVEEDQSVADLEQTGLDGDVVRRVATLVDRNEYKRRQAPPGVRVSPKAFGKDRRLPITNRWSS
- a CDS encoding DMT family transporter, producing the protein MVQLTSRVRVDAPDAALVVAAACFGVTFVMVKDALQDVSPAGFIVLRFAIGTAALAPFAARRRASSIEGVRSRAFLGVVVALGVALTAGYLLQTVGLQYTDPSSAAFITGLFVVFTPLIEVALRRHALRRSTVVAVGLAVLGLFLITGATLHVSAGDALTLGCAVAFAVQIVILGRWSSHFDPFVLNTAQMGALALFTLPALAVTGPGALTVRAWTAIVVTGLACSALAFTLQVYGQRHASATRSALLLSLEPVFATATAYATGHGLGALGAAGAAVILAAILVEEVAER
- a CDS encoding antibiotic biosynthesis monooxygenase family protein — protein: MADDVELSVVAGSFRARPGQEATLAALLAKYVVLTRMRPHCRNVDLVMSVTESGRFLVVEKWDDPDAQRAHLDAEETVEMARAAVEILAAKPDLGLYEVVSAHDLD
- a CDS encoding PadR family transcriptional regulator, translated to MRRRARTAGLRRPNDPPVLILTSLAGGPKHGHALAKDIEAFAGVSLGPGALYGAITRLEERGLIEPLPADDRRRPYRITAAGSEALSAVVDEMRTLSRVGAARLRALGAAS
- a CDS encoding sigma-70 family RNA polymerase sigma factor, which encodes MAKERVERDEEDLVRLYLTDIGQYPLLTKDDEVRLAQQIENGNAAREELLAGGKSLTPAKKRELRRVGRDGEDAQRTFVQSNLRLVVSIAKKYQASGLPLLDLIQEGNLGLMHAVEKFDWRKGFKFSTYATWWIRQAITRGIANTGRTIRLPVHAGDTLARLQKARSRLELKLGRPATLAELSAEVEMPEDKVTEALRFAAEPLSLSEPLREDGDAELGDIVEDRSAESPFEVAATALLPAEIEKLLSPLDERERQILALRFGLDRGEPRTLEEVGEYFNLTRERIRQIEARAMSKLRHPSADTGARDLLAV
- a CDS encoding DUF455 family protein codes for the protein MRKIFPPNELARDERFVRTKIEDRVLDPRNMAMMERDLGSAKLEPSRPAAADRARSLMHGIFVGEIQALEGAGRTCFDFDDEDAPFALKLDMARQCWDESRHVEISVKLSEWMGTEIGEFTESTFLYEAACADDPVLRLCGVNRALEGLAIDVFNTMKEFGDVSGDPVLEFCEDWMLADEVTHVKMGSDWLRRLTEKDTERRNRALEFQRTVDKIFSLGGFRGEGDENPIHLARRFRAMAGFDDAEMDELAEIAKQAQADAEAMAAAAQQGGAYGA